CCCTCACACTTCAGCAAAATGACAACCACCTATGAGCTGCACTGTGAGGCTCGGGAGAGAAGCTCCTCAACAGTAACAGGATTTATCGGGTGTTTGCTAGTGCACTCTGGGCCACATGCTGAGATACACACTTTGCATGCACTTCTCTTTTAATTCTAACAACCTTCCAAGACAGGCTTTTAATCTCATCCCACATGCAAAGAAGATGAGAGGTAAACTACTCTGCTCAAGATCACAGGGCCAGGAGGTGGCCTGGACCCTGCCTGACCCCAGAGCCTGGCGGTTGGGTTAGCAGGTGCATCATCACGGCCCTGACCTCCTAAGAGAGGCAGTGCTAGTCTTTCTGCACCTGTCCCTAAGCTGGCTGGCAAGAGCTGGGTGGAGATAAGACTAGGTCTCTGTGTGAAGGCAACTGGCTCAAACTGCAAGAGATCTGTGACCCTGATCCTATCATCTCTGCCCCAGTAGAAGCACAAAGGTTTCAACTGCTTTGCCCTTCTGACGTTTTCAagtaataattgtatgtatttaccaTGTGTGTCAGGATGTTTTGAAATACATCTACAGCTAAAACCAATCACTTTTTTATGGTGAGAAGAGTTAAAATCTACTTAGCAATATTCCAGCCAGAAtacattattaactgtagtcacatGCTGTGCAACAGATCTCTCCAACTAATTCCTCCTGTCTTCCTGAAACTTTCTATCTTCTGACCAGCTTCACCCCCTAGCCCCTGGTGACCACCATTCTCTCTACCTCCCCGAGTGCTACTTCTTTAGCTGCCATGGGAGGGAGACCACACAACATCTGTCTCTGTCCTGGGATATTTCACTTCAATCTTCTACCCTTTTTAATCAACATGTGTCCACCCTCATCTACAAGTCACCTGCCCTAGGAAGAAGGATGAGAATATTCTGCAGAGACGTCCCTGGCCGTGTGCACACGCCTTCCAAGCAGAGCCCAGTGCCAGGCCACAGAGGAGTGAGGTCACCTACAGTCACTGCAGCCCAACTACCCACCCAGTAGCACCAGAGGGCCAAGGGTCAGTGTCCTACCTTCCCTGCTGAAGTTGCTGTTGGAAAGGTACGCCTGGATGGTGGCATCATGGAGCGTTACGGTCACGTTGTTCATGTGGACCTGGGTGCCACTAACACATCTGTATTTTTTATCTATATCTGCCCTGATGTCAGTTATAGATTCCACAGTCTTGatttctagattaaaaaaaaaaaaaaatcacaattgcAAACCACTTTTAGTACTTAGTTTATGTTATTTTAGCCCTGATGTCACAGATTCCACAGTCTTGATttctagatttaaaaagaaaaaaaaaaatcacaattgcAAACTACTTGTGGTACTtagtttattttatgtgttttttattttttttgagataagagtcttgggccgggcgcggtggctcaagcctgtaatcccagcactttgggaggccgagacgggcggatcacgaggtcaagagatcgagaccctcctggctaacacggtgaaaccccgtctctactaaaaatacaaaaaattagccgggcgaggtggtgggcgcctgtggtcccagccacttgggaggctgaggcaggagaatggcgtgaacccaggaggcagaggttgcggtgagctgagatccggccactgcactctagcctgggcgacagagcaagattccgtctcaaaaaaaaaaaaaagagagagataagagtcttaccctgtcacccaggctggagtgcaatggcgtgatctcggctcactgcaacctctgccttctgggttcaggcgattctcttgcttcagcctcttgaattgctgggattacaggcatgcgccaccacgcccagctaatttttgtatttttagtagtgagggggtttcaccatgttggtcaggctggtctcaaactcctgacttcatgatctgcccaccttggcctcccaaagtgctgggattacaggcgtgagctaccatgcctggctgcgtgttttttattttttagagagtctcacttggtcacccaggctggagtgcagtggtaccatctcggctcactgcaacctccgcctcctgggttcaagcgattctcctgcctcagcctcctgagtaattaggattacaggtgcctgccactacacctggctaattttagtatttttagtagagacagtgttttgcaatgttggccaggctggtctcaaactcctgacctcaagtgatctgtctgcctcagcctcccaaagtgctaggactacaggtatgagccactacacccagcctgtaATTCTCAGGTAAAAGTAACTTTAGACCATCCTCCAACCCAATTTTCTATCACTTTATAATCGGCCCATCTTGGTTCTTACCTTTGGAGCTTGCACCGGGGAAAAGGTGTGTGTCTGACAAGTTATAAACAAAACTCATGAGCTGGACGCTGTAACGTGTTGCGTTTCTTGTGAAATTGAGGGTTAGTGTCTGTCCTCTTCCAAAAGCAATCACGAGACTGGGGTTGGAAGTGTTCTCTTTTCCACAGGAGCTGCTGTTGAGCACTACTTTGGCATCTGATGGCAGGTCAAAGGTTATGTTCTAGAATAAACACAATTAAATATAACCCAATTGGCATACAGGTTATTAAAAGTTCAAAGAGAGATTTTCTGTAAGTCTGATATAAACTTATACTCCATTTCCAGCTCAGATATCACTACTGAGGtactcatttttaatataaaccaAAGAAAGGTTAGTGTTATATGTCAGTAACAGACTGAAAAGTATTTCAGGTATAAGAGAAAGTTGACTTAATAATTCTTATAATCAAAAAtttgcagctgggcatggtggctcacacgtgtaatcccaacactctgggaggctgaggtggggggactgcttgagcccaggagttcaagaccagcctgggcaacatagcaagaccccatctctacaaaaacaaaataaactaattGTGGTGGCATCCGCctgcagtcctggctactcaggaggctgaggcaggaggatcgcttgagcctaggtttgaggctgcagtgaactacgattgcaccaatgcactccagcctgggcaacagaccaagaccctgtctctaaacagaAGAACCCCATAAATTTTCTGTTAATATAACAGAATTTAAAGCGTcttgaaattgaaataatttataccAGTTTCAGGGTGTGACATATATTTGAGAAAAGCTATCACTACTTTTTTGCTATAGAAATGTTCATTTAAATAATGTGTCTTTAAATAAAGGAAGTGTTCATAGcacaaatgtttaaattta
This Piliocolobus tephrosceles isolate RC106 chromosome X, ASM277652v3, whole genome shotgun sequence DNA region includes the following protein-coding sequences:
- the LAMP1 gene encoding lysosome-associated membrane glycoprotein 1; its protein translation is MAAPGSARRSLLLLLLLLLGLMQCASAAMFMVKNGNGTACIMANFSAAFSVNYDTKSGPKNITFDLPSDAKVVLNSSSCGKENTSNPSLVIAFGRGQTLTLNFTRNATRYSVQLMSFVYNLSDTHLFPGASSKEIKTVESITDIRADIDKKYRCVSGTQVHMNNVTVTLHDATIQAYLSNSNFSREGRTLTLGPLVLLGG